In Zobellia roscoffensis, the following are encoded in one genomic region:
- the atpB gene encoding F0F1 ATP synthase subunit A, producing the protein MIRTLVLLCTFCISFQGFSLSEGSDEGAVDTKEEVDAYILHHIKDAHDFHLFSYTGDHGERKHVGFPLPVILWSSNGLVTFMSSEFHHDDAGKVIVEKGGSKFVKLHGKIYELNEGASEVQFDDHHHAENAAKVLDFSITKSVFGILMIGLFMLWAFSSLAKQYAKKKVPTGFGRVLEPLVIYVRDEIAKPNIGEKKYRQFTGYLLTVFFFIWILNLLGLTPLGFNVTGQLAVTAALAIFTLIIYTFSGNKDYWMHMLWMPGVPVLIRPVLAIIELAGAFVIKPFSLLVRLFANISAGHIVVMSLIAIMFTLKESLGVVGATGLSLVLSFFITLIEVLVAFLQAYIFTMLSALFIGMAVAEHDHDHEHDAKGHEVPDAEDVRGDFI; encoded by the coding sequence ATGATTAGAACACTAGTATTGCTTTGTACATTCTGCATTTCTTTTCAAGGTTTTTCTCTTTCTGAGGGGAGTGATGAAGGAGCTGTAGACACAAAAGAAGAGGTGGACGCATACATTTTGCATCACATTAAAGATGCTCATGATTTTCATTTGTTTTCATACACAGGTGATCACGGTGAGCGTAAACACGTAGGTTTTCCATTGCCAGTTATTCTTTGGTCTAGTAATGGTTTGGTAACTTTCATGTCTTCTGAATTTCATCATGATGATGCCGGAAAGGTAATTGTTGAAAAAGGTGGATCGAAATTCGTAAAGCTTCACGGGAAAATATACGAATTGAACGAGGGAGCTTCCGAAGTTCAGTTTGATGATCATCACCATGCGGAAAATGCGGCTAAAGTTTTAGACTTTTCAATTACCAAAAGTGTTTTTGGAATATTGATGATTGGTCTTTTTATGCTTTGGGCTTTCTCTTCATTGGCAAAACAATACGCTAAGAAAAAAGTGCCTACCGGTTTTGGTAGAGTATTGGAGCCTTTAGTAATCTACGTTAGAGATGAAATCGCAAAGCCAAATATCGGCGAGAAAAAATACCGTCAATTTACAGGGTATTTATTAACTGTGTTTTTCTTCATATGGATTTTGAACCTTTTAGGTCTAACTCCGTTAGGTTTCAACGTAACTGGGCAATTAGCAGTTACTGCTGCCTTGGCAATTTTCACATTGATTATTTACACGTTTAGTGGTAATAAAGATTACTGGATGCACATGTTGTGGATGCCGGGTGTGCCTGTTTTGATTAGACCGGTTCTTGCTATTATAGAGTTAGCAGGTGCTTTTGTAATTAAGCCTTTTTCACTGCTGGTACGTTTATTCGCGAACATATCTGCAGGTCACATTGTAGTAATGAGCTTAATTGCTATCATGTTTACACTTAAAGAAAGTCTAGGTGTGGTTGGTGCTACAGGTTTATCATTAGTACTATCATTTTTCATTACGCTTATTGAAGTGTTGGTGGCGTTTTTACAGGCTTATATTTTCACTATGCTATCAGCATTGTTTATTGGTATGGCCGTTGCGGAGCACGACCACGATCATGAGCACGATGCAAAAGGACATGAAGTTCCGGACGCGGAAGACGTTAGAGGGGATTTCATTTAA
- the atpH gene encoding ATP synthase F1 subunit delta has product MSDSRAAIRYAKAVLDLAVQNKATSAVEKDMRSVVATIADSKELRAMLASPVVNGETKKKALTAVFKGSDQVTLGMINTLVSNKRISILNEVALKYIILNEDLKGEGVAYVTTAVPLSADLEKKVLKQIAQITGNAVTIQNKIDESIIGGFVLRVGDLQYDASISNKLNTIKREFTSSL; this is encoded by the coding sequence ATGAGCGATTCTAGAGCAGCAATACGTTACGCAAAAGCAGTTTTGGACCTAGCGGTACAAAACAAAGCTACGAGTGCAGTTGAAAAAGACATGCGTTCTGTTGTGGCAACTATTGCCGATAGTAAAGAGTTGAGGGCCATGTTGGCTAGCCCAGTAGTTAACGGGGAAACCAAAAAGAAAGCTTTGACTGCTGTATTTAAAGGTAGCGATCAGGTTACTTTAGGTATGATCAACACACTTGTTTCAAACAAAAGAATATCTATTTTAAACGAAGTTGCTTTAAAATATATCATTCTAAATGAAGATTTAAAAGGTGAAGGTGTAGCTTACGTTACTACTGCAGTGCCATTGAGCGCAGACCTTGAGAAAAAAGTGCTGAAGCAAATAGCTCAGATAACAGGTAATGCGGTAACTATTCAGAATAAAATAGATGAAAGCATTATTGGTGGGTTTGTTTTACGTGTTGGCGATTTGCAATATGATGCCAGCATTTCAAACAAATTGAATACAATTAAAAGAGAGTTTACAAGTAGTTTATAA
- a CDS encoding patatin-like phospholipase family protein, which produces MNDLKTKSIGLVLSGGGVRGMAHIGLIQALNEFGITASVVGGSSVGALVGALYANGNSVLDMMAFFKETPLFKYNFLTIVKPGFIDTDRYFDVFKAFFPDDTFEALHKKLHVTATNLEKGDLEYFSEGELIRPLLASAALPPVFSPVEMNGGLYADGGIMNNFPLEPLMGKADYIIGSNVSVVSELNKKHLKNSLQLAGRVTGLMIYAINRKKLEACDLLMEFKELEHIGVLDRKGIEKAYLIGYENTSRRLEELLKKPQL; this is translated from the coding sequence ATGAATGACTTAAAAACAAAATCAATTGGACTTGTACTTTCGGGCGGAGGAGTGCGTGGCATGGCGCATATTGGTCTTATACAAGCCTTGAATGAGTTTGGTATTACCGCGAGTGTTGTTGGTGGTAGTAGCGTGGGTGCTTTAGTTGGGGCATTATATGCCAACGGAAATTCGGTGCTAGATATGATGGCTTTTTTTAAAGAAACACCTTTATTCAAGTATAATTTCTTGACGATTGTAAAACCGGGCTTTATAGATACCGATAGGTATTTTGATGTTTTTAAAGCTTTTTTCCCTGATGATACGTTTGAAGCGCTCCATAAAAAATTGCACGTAACCGCTACCAATCTAGAAAAGGGTGATCTTGAATATTTTTCTGAAGGAGAACTCATTCGGCCTTTATTGGCATCTGCAGCCCTACCTCCTGTTTTTAGTCCGGTAGAGATGAATGGAGGGCTTTATGCCGATGGTGGTATTATGAATAACTTTCCGTTAGAACCGTTAATGGGTAAAGCCGACTATATTATTGGTAGTAATGTTTCGGTCGTTAGTGAGCTGAATAAAAAACATCTTAAAAACTCATTACAACTTGCAGGTAGAGTCACAGGACTCATGATTTATGCTATCAATCGAAAAAAGCTTGAAGCTTGCGATTTGTTAATGGAGTTCAAAGAGCTAGAACATATTGGTGTATTAGACCGCAAGGGAATTGAAAAAGCATATCTCATAGGATATGAAAATACATCTAGACGATTAGAAGAGTTATTAAAAAAGCCGCAACTGTAA
- a CDS encoding ferredoxin--NADP reductase yields the protein MVHFHSLTVKHIKPLTPSSVAITFTIPKDLIQTFDFVPGQYITIKMELKGKEIRRAYSICSSPKSDCFTIGVKKVDKGGFSDYAHTKLKAGDVLEVMPPEGRFTFQPTGKVKNIAAFAAGSGITPIMSIAKAVLADNPKSKFVLVYGNKSHQETMFYTDLAKLELDYAGRFKAYFVTSQTQEDDSLFGRIDVSTVNYALKNKHKDVDFDGYFLCGPEAMIHLVSDTLQENNVPKDKIHFELFTTTEILDEMPQQAEGKTEVTIMVDDEEFTLTMDKKEIVLDAVLKQNIDAPYSCQGGVCSSCIARITEGKAEMVKNQILTDGEIAEGLILTCQAHPTTPTLKVDYDDV from the coding sequence ATGGTGCATTTTCATTCCTTGACCGTAAAGCATATAAAACCGCTTACACCTAGTTCGGTTGCTATAACTTTTACCATACCTAAAGACCTTATACAAACTTTTGATTTTGTTCCCGGGCAATATATTACCATTAAAATGGAGCTCAAAGGCAAAGAGATCAGAAGGGCTTACTCTATCTGTTCTTCACCTAAAAGCGATTGTTTTACAATTGGCGTCAAGAAAGTTGATAAAGGCGGATTCTCGGATTATGCGCACACTAAACTTAAAGCCGGTGATGTTTTAGAAGTAATGCCTCCTGAAGGTAGGTTTACTTTTCAGCCTACTGGGAAGGTCAAAAATATTGCCGCATTTGCTGCTGGTAGTGGTATTACACCTATCATGAGTATTGCAAAAGCAGTCTTGGCAGATAATCCTAAAAGTAAATTTGTTCTTGTCTACGGAAACAAGTCTCACCAAGAAACCATGTTCTATACGGACTTGGCAAAACTAGAACTAGATTACGCTGGCAGATTCAAAGCCTATTTTGTAACTAGTCAAACCCAAGAAGATGATTCTCTTTTTGGCCGTATTGATGTGTCCACCGTTAATTATGCTCTTAAGAACAAGCATAAAGATGTAGATTTTGATGGTTATTTCCTTTGTGGGCCTGAGGCCATGATTCATTTGGTTTCCGATACATTACAGGAAAACAATGTACCAAAAGACAAGATACATTTTGAACTTTTTACGACTACCGAAATTTTGGATGAGATGCCTCAGCAAGCCGAAGGTAAAACTGAAGTTACCATTATGGTAGATGATGAAGAGTTTACCTTAACAATGGATAAAAAAGAAATTGTTCTAGATGCGGTTTTAAAACAGAATATTGATGCTCCTTATTCTTGCCAAGGTGGGGTTTGTAGTAGCTGTATTGCCAGGATAACGGAAGGAAAAGCCGAAATGGTAAAAAACCAGATTCTTACCGATGGTGAAATTGCCGAAGGTTTGATTCTTACTTGCCAAGCGCATCCCACAACACCCACCTTAAAAGTAGATTATGATGATGTTTAA
- a CDS encoding ABC transporter ATP-binding protein, producing MITVQNLTKKYVGKTVLNLEHLIIPKGQSFGLVGNNGAGKTTFFSLLLDLIQPTTGHIINNEIQVDQSETWKQHTSSFIDETFLIGYLTPEEYFYFIGELRNQNKADVDALLANFEDFFHGEILNQKKYLRDLSKGNQKKAGIVASFIGNPEVVILDEPFANLDPTTQIRLKNIIKDLASKQGVTVLVSSHDLIHVTEVCERIVVLNKGEIVKDIETSEATLKELELFFSGEEELKDDVPVA from the coding sequence ATGATAACAGTACAGAATCTTACTAAAAAATACGTTGGTAAAACCGTATTGAACCTAGAACACCTTATAATTCCAAAAGGGCAAAGTTTTGGCCTTGTGGGCAACAACGGTGCAGGTAAAACTACTTTTTTTAGTCTTTTGTTAGATTTGATTCAGCCTACCACAGGGCACATTATTAATAATGAGATACAAGTAGACCAGAGCGAAACTTGGAAACAGCACACTTCGTCTTTTATTGATGAAACTTTTTTGATCGGGTATTTGACTCCAGAGGAGTATTTCTATTTTATTGGGGAGTTGCGAAATCAAAATAAGGCAGATGTTGATGCTTTACTTGCAAATTTTGAAGACTTCTTTCACGGTGAAATTCTAAATCAAAAAAAATACCTGAGAGACCTTTCAAAAGGAAATCAAAAGAAAGCGGGTATTGTGGCATCTTTTATTGGCAATCCAGAAGTGGTAATTTTAGATGAGCCTTTTGCTAATTTAGATCCCACAACTCAGATTCGACTTAAAAATATTATCAAAGATTTGGCTTCCAAACAAGGGGTTACGGTTTTAGTCTCTAGCCACGATCTAATTCATGTAACCGAGGTGTGCGAAAGAATTGTGGTGTTGAACAAAGGTGAAATTGTAAAAGACATTGAAACTTCAGAAGCCACTTTAAAAGAATTGGAATTGTTTTTTAGTGGAGAAGAGGAGCTTAAAGATGACGTTCCAGTGGCATAA
- a CDS encoding F0F1 ATP synthase subunit B, producing the protein MEVLLNDFSPGLFIVQTILLLGLIFLLVKVAWKPILTSLNEREEGIHGALEAAEKARAEMQNLQADNDKLLKEARAEREAMLKEAREIKDKMITDSKEQAKIEGDKMLKQAQAAIESEKKAAVADIKNQVAELSVEIAEKVLKEQLSNKDQQLKLVESMLGDVKLN; encoded by the coding sequence ATGGAAGTTTTATTAAACGATTTTTCGCCAGGCCTTTTCATAGTTCAGACTATATTATTGTTGGGGTTGATTTTTTTATTGGTGAAAGTTGCATGGAAACCAATCTTAACTTCATTGAACGAACGTGAGGAAGGTATTCACGGTGCGTTAGAAGCAGCTGAAAAAGCACGTGCAGAAATGCAAAACTTGCAAGCTGATAACGATAAGTTGTTAAAAGAAGCTCGTGCCGAACGTGAAGCGATGTTAAAAGAAGCTCGTGAGATCAAAGATAAGATGATCACAGATTCTAAAGAGCAAGCTAAAATTGAAGGCGATAAAATGTTGAAGCAAGCTCAAGCTGCTATCGAAAGCGAAAAGAAAGCTGCGGTTGCTGATATTAAAAACCAAGTAGCTGAACTTTCTGTAGAGATTGCTGAGAAGGTTTTAAAAGAGCAACTATCCAACAAAGACCAACAATTAAAGTTGGTTGAAAGTATGTTGGGTGATGTTAAATTGAATTAA
- a CDS encoding bactofilin family protein, with product MFSDNKKPRTMNEIGAQPNRISKHTKIKGDIESEADFRIDGKLDGNVKTTGKVVIGKDGYIHGKVECVNADIEGSFNGELLVSDLLSLKSSAVIEGTVSVTKLAVEPGATFNASCTMKGKGGSLNSGSSSFKSSLSNSSSTSNEPAKAS from the coding sequence ATGTTTTCTGACAACAAAAAACCTAGAACTATGAACGAAATTGGCGCACAACCTAACAGAATTTCCAAGCACACAAAAATTAAAGGTGATATCGAATCTGAAGCAGACTTCAGAATTGACGGAAAATTAGACGGTAACGTAAAAACTACCGGTAAAGTGGTCATTGGTAAAGACGGTTATATTCATGGTAAAGTAGAATGTGTAAATGCAGATATTGAAGGAAGCTTCAACGGAGAGCTTTTAGTATCCGATTTGCTTTCTCTTAAATCTTCAGCAGTAATTGAAGGTACGGTTTCTGTAACTAAATTGGCCGTTGAGCCAGGAGCTACATTTAATGCTTCATGTACCATGAAAGGTAAAGGAGGGTCTTTGAACAGTGGTTCTAGCAGTTTTAAGTCCTCTCTAAGCAATAGTTCTAGCACAAGCAATGAGCCAGCAAAAGCCTCGTGA
- the porW gene encoding type IX secretion system periplasmic lipoprotein PorW/SprE, with translation MKLHYKLIIFSILGGVVLNGCSTKKDAFVNRNWHALNTKYNTLYNGNIAFEEGRAELNLNYHDDYWEVLPIERLEVTEDIKLDSEDNNPNFIIAEEKATKAIQKHSMDIRDVERNPQTDEAFLLLGKARYFDQRYMPALEAFNYIIRKYDYSDKLNEAHIWREKVNIRLENDELAIKNLKRLLKFEQLSDQEYADARAMMAQAYINEKVLDTAVQHLKVASHYTKKNEERGRYYYIIGQLYNQMNHKDSANYAFTKVIDLNRKSPRVYMINAEIQKIRNTKITSENSEEMLEYLTDLEENRENRPFLDIIFRQVAEYHLEQENDSMAITYFNKSLRATENEPKLNALNYENLAVYNFDRNEYKLAGAYYDSVIPNLEENTKKYRSTKKKLDNLEDVIKYEDIAHQTDSIITLYNLPLAERTAYFEDYIAELQAAKDAAAKKEERRLATGFAEFAKSKGGKENQGKFYFYNLKSLGFGKNDFVQRWGKRVLEDDWRWSNKKRTLSQDDNEAIVSTDSISGDVGEEEKFSVDYYLDRVPTDVAVIDSLKGERNFANYQLGLIYKEKFKENLLAAAKLENVLDSEPEERLILPSKYNLYKIYEEEGSPLLASMRKNILSNHGDSRYAEIILNPRAVLEDDADSPDSRYAALYRKYKQQDFLATITGAEENIEKYTGDPIVPKFEMLKANAIGRLNGFEPFEEALNYVALTYPNNPEGKKAEQMVAEQLPKLAVKDFSTELGSSGTGNWKVVFPFRRSNDQIAQRVKKALEDAIIDLRYKNIVSKDIYTLEDQFVVVHGFKSKDYALGFAELIKFNKDYLIENENFVILSTNYKIIQVHKNLQSYKNQILTPKP, from the coding sequence TTGAAGCTGCACTATAAACTTATCATATTTTCAATTCTGGGAGGCGTTGTTTTAAACGGATGTTCTACCAAAAAAGACGCATTCGTCAATCGTAATTGGCATGCGCTTAACACCAAGTACAATACATTGTACAATGGCAACATCGCTTTTGAAGAAGGAAGGGCAGAGCTCAATCTTAATTACCATGATGATTATTGGGAGGTTTTACCTATTGAGCGTCTAGAAGTAACCGAAGATATAAAGCTAGATTCTGAGGATAATAACCCTAATTTTATTATTGCCGAAGAGAAAGCCACCAAAGCCATACAAAAACATAGTATGGATATCAGAGATGTGGAACGGAACCCACAGACAGATGAGGCGTTTTTACTTTTAGGTAAGGCCCGGTATTTTGACCAACGTTACATGCCAGCGCTTGAGGCTTTCAATTATATAATCAGAAAATATGATTATAGTGATAAGCTGAACGAAGCGCATATTTGGCGCGAGAAGGTAAACATTAGACTTGAGAATGATGAGTTGGCTATTAAAAACTTAAAGCGGCTTTTAAAGTTTGAACAGCTATCTGATCAAGAATATGCAGATGCACGTGCCATGATGGCTCAAGCCTACATCAACGAAAAGGTATTGGATACCGCCGTTCAGCATTTAAAAGTAGCATCGCATTACACCAAGAAGAACGAAGAAAGAGGCCGTTACTATTATATTATTGGACAGTTGTACAATCAAATGAATCATAAGGATAGTGCCAATTATGCCTTTACCAAAGTCATTGACCTCAATAGAAAATCACCTCGTGTTTACATGATTAATGCGGAGATTCAAAAAATCCGAAATACCAAAATTACTTCTGAGAATAGTGAAGAGATGTTGGAGTATTTAACAGATTTAGAGGAAAATCGTGAAAACCGTCCATTTTTAGATATAATTTTTCGCCAAGTGGCAGAGTACCATTTGGAGCAGGAGAATGATAGTATGGCAATCACCTATTTTAATAAGTCACTTCGCGCTACGGAAAACGAACCTAAGTTGAATGCCTTAAATTATGAGAATTTAGCCGTTTATAATTTTGACCGTAATGAGTATAAACTGGCAGGAGCTTACTATGATAGTGTTATACCTAACCTAGAAGAGAATACAAAGAAGTATAGGTCTACCAAGAAGAAATTAGATAACCTTGAAGATGTTATCAAATATGAAGACATTGCGCATCAAACAGATAGTATCATTACATTATATAATTTACCATTAGCAGAGCGCACGGCTTATTTTGAAGATTATATAGCAGAATTGCAAGCGGCAAAAGATGCGGCTGCGAAGAAAGAAGAAAGAAGATTGGCTACTGGTTTTGCGGAGTTCGCAAAAAGTAAAGGCGGTAAAGAGAACCAGGGTAAATTCTATTTTTATAACCTAAAAAGTTTGGGTTTCGGCAAAAATGATTTTGTCCAGAGATGGGGTAAAAGAGTGTTGGAAGATGATTGGAGATGGAGCAACAAAAAAAGAACTTTGTCACAAGATGATAACGAAGCTATTGTCTCAACCGATAGTATTTCTGGTGATGTTGGAGAAGAAGAAAAATTCTCTGTTGATTATTATTTAGATAGAGTACCTACAGATGTTGCTGTAATTGACAGTTTAAAAGGTGAAAGAAACTTTGCTAATTACCAATTAGGATTGATTTACAAGGAAAAATTCAAGGAGAACCTTTTGGCAGCAGCAAAGTTGGAAAATGTATTAGATTCTGAACCTGAGGAACGCTTGATACTTCCTTCAAAATATAATCTATACAAGATTTATGAAGAAGAAGGTAGTCCGCTTTTGGCTTCTATGAGAAAGAATATTCTAAGTAACCATGGCGATTCTCGCTACGCGGAAATTATACTAAACCCAAGAGCTGTTCTTGAAGATGATGCAGATAGTCCAGATTCGCGTTACGCAGCTTTATACCGTAAGTATAAGCAGCAAGATTTTTTGGCAACCATAACGGGAGCCGAAGAAAATATAGAAAAATACACTGGTGATCCAATCGTTCCCAAGTTTGAAATGTTGAAGGCGAACGCCATTGGTAGATTAAACGGGTTTGAACCTTTTGAAGAAGCTTTAAACTATGTAGCCCTAACCTACCCTAACAATCCGGAAGGTAAGAAGGCAGAGCAGATGGTTGCTGAGCAGCTTCCTAAATTGGCCGTTAAAGATTTTTCCACAGAACTTGGTTCTTCAGGCACTGGAAATTGGAAAGTTGTTTTTCCGTTTAGAAGAAGTAATGACCAAATTGCACAAAGGGTAAAGAAGGCATTAGAAGATGCTATTATAGATTTGAGATATAAGAATATTGTTTCAAAAGATATCTATACCTTAGAAGACCAATTTGTGGTCGTACATGGTTTTAAATCCAAAGATTATGCATTGGGCTTTGCAGAGCTTATAAAATTTAACAAGGATTACCTTATTGAGAATGAGAATTTTGTAATTTTATCTACCAACTATAAAATTATACAGGTACATAAAAACCTACAATCTTATAAAAATCAAATTTTAACCCCAAAACCTTAA
- a CDS encoding AtpZ/AtpI family protein produces the protein MSQQKPRDNSNLIRTAASFSGIAIQMGVTIYLGNLLGAWLDVKFEKTFLEDTFTLLAVFLSMYIVIKKVMTLNK, from the coding sequence ATGAGCCAGCAAAAGCCTCGTGATAATTCAAATTTAATACGTACTGCGGCCAGTTTTTCGGGCATTGCTATACAAATGGGTGTTACCATCTATTTGGGCAATCTTTTGGGGGCCTGGCTAGATGTAAAGTTTGAAAAAACGTTTCTTGAGGATACATTTACCTTACTTGCCGTATTTTTGTCAATGTATATCGTCATCAAAAAAGTGATGACACTAAATAAATAG
- the atpE gene encoding ATP synthase F0 subunit C: MYNLIGAGLIVIGAGIGLGQIGGKAMEGIARQPEATGKIQTAMIIIAALLEGLAFGALFLGK; the protein is encoded by the coding sequence ATGTACAACTTAATTGGAGCTGGTTTAATCGTAATCGGAGCAGGTATCGGTCTTGGTCAAATTGGTGGTAAAGCAATGGAAGGTATTGCTCGTCAGCCAGAAGCAACAGGAAAAATCCAAACTGCGATGATTATCATTGCTGCACTTTTAGAAGGTTTGGCATTCGGTGCCTTGTTCTTAGGAAAATAA
- a CDS encoding DUF5687 family protein, which yields MFKSFIKLQWKSFFRSSALGKSLGVKILMGFFALYLMGMLAFLGSTLFFILKKTIPSVDPVVILNQYLLYWVLGELFLRYFMQKLPVLDIKPFLTLPIKKSSIAHYILGRSAVSFYNFLALFFFVPFSVVLLIKGYAPQNVLFWLLGIIGIVLSINYVNFIVNKSDKALVLIGTLLLACYGLDYFGILPIKEYAGTIFYALYENPLYALIPLGVAAAAYYMNYSYLRNRIFLDTTLKKKETEATSSDLSWTKRFGDIAPYLQLDLKLIWRNKRTKTQVFMSLAMILYGLLFYTMDDFGDTSPMLVFVGVFMTGIFLMNFGQFIPAWDSSYYSMMMSQNIPLRSYLESKARLIYISVGVMFLLSIPYVYFGWEALAINFSCALYNAGVNVPIVLFFGSMNKKRIDLNKSAVGNMQGMGAAQFLVGIPLFGLPILLFVLLNYLVSFQVAVIVLSAFGLLGFAFKDILLDRITKVYRKKKYGMIAGFKEQNS from the coding sequence ATGTTTAAAAGCTTTATTAAGCTGCAATGGAAATCTTTCTTTCGTTCTTCGGCACTGGGTAAGAGCTTGGGCGTTAAAATACTAATGGGTTTCTTTGCACTCTATCTTATGGGAATGTTAGCCTTTCTAGGCTCTACCTTATTCTTTATTTTAAAAAAGACAATACCCAGTGTGGACCCAGTGGTTATTTTGAACCAGTATCTTTTGTATTGGGTGTTGGGGGAGTTGTTTCTGCGTTATTTTATGCAAAAGCTTCCCGTATTGGATATTAAGCCGTTTTTGACACTACCTATCAAAAAAAGCAGTATTGCCCATTATATTTTAGGACGTTCGGCAGTTTCTTTTTATAATTTTTTGGCTTTGTTTTTCTTTGTTCCGTTTAGTGTAGTTCTACTTATAAAAGGGTATGCTCCACAAAACGTTTTATTTTGGTTATTGGGCATTATTGGTATTGTTCTCAGTATTAATTATGTCAATTTTATAGTGAACAAGAGTGATAAAGCTTTAGTCTTGATCGGCACTCTTTTGTTGGCTTGTTATGGTTTGGATTATTTTGGTATCCTTCCTATAAAAGAATATGCAGGAACCATTTTTTATGCCTTATATGAAAACCCACTTTACGCCCTAATTCCTTTAGGTGTTGCAGCTGCTGCCTATTACATGAACTACTCGTACTTAAGAAACCGAATTTTTCTAGATACAACGCTTAAGAAAAAGGAAACAGAAGCAACTTCATCAGATTTATCATGGACCAAACGTTTTGGTGACATTGCTCCGTATTTACAATTGGATTTAAAGCTGATTTGGCGCAACAAACGAACCAAAACTCAGGTTTTTATGTCCTTGGCCATGATTCTGTACGGTCTTCTTTTTTATACGATGGATGACTTTGGAGATACATCACCAATGCTTGTTTTTGTTGGGGTTTTTATGACGGGAATCTTTTTAATGAATTTTGGACAGTTCATCCCTGCGTGGGATAGCTCCTATTACAGTATGATGATGTCTCAGAATATTCCGTTACGAAGCTATTTAGAATCAAAGGCGCGCTTAATATATATTAGTGTAGGTGTTATGTTTCTTCTATCTATTCCATATGTTTATTTTGGGTGGGAGGCCCTGGCCATAAATTTTAGTTGTGCGCTATACAATGCAGGTGTAAACGTGCCAATAGTTTTATTTTTTGGCTCCATGAACAAAAAGCGTATTGACCTTAATAAAAGTGCTGTGGGTAATATGCAGGGTATGGGTGCCGCCCAATTTTTAGTGGGTATTCCCTTGTTTGGCCTTCCAATACTACTTTTTGTGCTATTGAATTATCTCGTGTCGTTTCAAGTGGCTGTAATCGTTTTAAGTGCATTCGGCTTGCTGGGGTTTGCTTTTAAGGATATTTTACTTGATAGGATTACTAAGGTGTATAGAAAGAAAAAATACGGAATGATTGCTGGCTTTAAAGAGCAGAACAGTTAG
- a CDS encoding DUF6168 family protein, which produces MIKQIVQYLVVFILVGATSFFLHQFLLADDNIAFNDLLQNAYIFHFIFSLSVIIAFQLLSKSEKVFTQLGFIYMGLLVFKIVVYTAMCYPQLVGDQYLPRFYRASLLIPVFVFLVLEVFFVSKIIQRR; this is translated from the coding sequence TTGATCAAACAAATAGTACAATATCTAGTCGTGTTCATTTTGGTGGGCGCGACTTCTTTTTTTCTTCATCAATTTTTATTGGCAGATGATAATATAGCGTTTAATGATTTACTTCAAAACGCCTATATTTTTCATTTTATTTTCTCTTTATCGGTAATAATTGCCTTTCAACTGCTCTCAAAAAGCGAAAAAGTTTTTACCCAATTAGGTTTTATTTACATGGGGCTTTTGGTTTTTAAAATAGTGGTGTATACTGCTATGTGCTACCCGCAACTTGTGGGAGATCAGTATTTACCGAGATTTTATAGAGCTTCTCTTTTAATTCCTGTGTTTGTTTTTTTAGTCCTGGAAGTCTTTTTTGTTTCAAAAATTATACAACGTAGATAG